In Nitrospinaceae bacterium, a genomic segment contains:
- a CDS encoding transglutaminase domain-containing protein encodes MDMDAYLKPGKYSDSESPLVEAKARELIEGCTSEAEKAIRIHTYVRDVTFDIAGGFQMLLDGKGKASDFIREGRGFCMHKATAFAALCRAAGIPARIGFEVVDCPDKPFLPEKMRKMYGTRPQPWHSTGEVYLNGKWLVADCTVDREGGERTGRAVPDFDGIHDL; translated from the coding sequence ATGGACATGGATGCCTACCTCAAACCCGGCAAATACTCAGACTCCGAATCGCCGCTCGTTGAGGCAAAAGCCCGTGAGTTGATCGAGGGCTGCACGAGCGAGGCAGAGAAAGCCATTCGCATCCACACTTATGTCCGGGATGTCACCTTCGATATTGCTGGTGGTTTCCAGATGCTACTCGACGGAAAAGGCAAGGCCTCTGATTTCATTCGCGAGGGCCGGGGATTTTGCATGCACAAGGCGACCGCCTTCGCCGCCCTATGCCGGGCAGCGGGGATTCCTGCAAGGATTGGATTCGAGGTTGTCGATTGCCCCGATAAACCCTTCCTTCCCGAGAAGATGCGCAAGATGTACGGAACGCGCCCCCAGCCTTGGCATTCGACGGGCGAGGTCTACCTGAACGGCAAATGGCTCGTTGCCGACTGCACCGTTGATCGCGAGGGAGGAGAGCGAACCGGAAGAGCGGTGCCTGACTTCGATGGCATACACGATCT